TCTGCGGCATCGGGTTCGCGGGAATATGTAACAACATAGCAACCGCGTATTATAGGCCAGCCTACCCCAGGCGTATCACGAATGGAGCGGATTTATGAGCAAATCGACTGGTTTCGTCAAAGAGTTTCGAGATTTCGCGGTCAAGGGCAACGCGGTCGACTTGGCCGTTGGTGTGATCATCGGTGCGGCGTTTGGCAGGATTGTCGACTCGCTGGTCCGGGACATCATCATGCCGCTCGTCAATTTCATCCTTGGCGGATCGGTCGATTTTTCGAACAAGTTCCTGGTCTTGTCGATGCCTGAAGGCTATGCCGGGCCGATGACCTACGCGGATCTGACCAAGGCCGGCGCCAACGTGTTCGCGTGGGGCAACTTCGTCACCATCATCATCAACTTCGTCCTGCTGGCGTTTGTGATCTTCTGGATGGTCAAGGCCATCTACAAGGCCCGCAACAAGCAGGAGGAAGCGCCGGCGCCCGCCAAGACGCCGGAAGACGTGGCCCTGCTGCGCGAGATTCGCGACCTGCTGAAGCGGCCGTAAACAGCAAAGCGCCCCATTGGGGCGCTTTTGCTTTCAACCGGGTCGACGGGCAGTGGTCCGGCGCTCCTGCGTCAAGTGTTCAGGCCGGGTTGTCGATGTCGACGAATTCGACCTTGATGCCGAAGCGCTCGGCCACGGCCTGCCCCAGCGCCTGGACGCCATAGCGTTCGGTGGCATGGTGCCCGGCGGCGATGAAGCCCACGCCGGTTTCGCGCGCCAGATGCACCGTGGATTCGGAGACCTCGCCAGTGATGTAGACGCTGGCGCCCGCGTCGACGGCGTCGCCCATCATGCCTTGGGCGCCGCCGGTGCACCACGCGACTGTCCCCAACGGCTGGTCCGGGTCGCCCACGACGAGCGGCTGGCGGCCAAGGCGTTGGGCCACCTGGTCGCCCAGTTGGCCCAGCGTCTGCAGGCCGCTGGCCTCGCCCAGCCAGATCAGCCCGTCCTGCCCGCAGGTCCGCGGGGCGCCGTCGTCGCGTAGCGCCGGCGTCAGACCCAGCACGCGCGCCAGCTGCGCGTTGTTGCCCAGCGTGGGATGCGCATCCAGCGGCAGATGGTAGGCAAACAGGTTCAAGTCGTTCTTGAGGGTCAACGCCATGCGCGTGCGGCGGGTGCCGATGACGCGGCGGTCTTCGTTGCGCCACATCCAGCCGTGGTGCACCAGCACCGCATCGGCGCCGCGGTCGACCGCCTCGCGCAGCAATGCTTCGCTGGCCGTCACACCGGTGATAATGTGTCCGACCTCGGATCGGCCTTCCACCTGCATCCCGTTGGGACAGTAGTCCTTGAAACGGGCCGCCTGCAGGGTGTCGTCCAGCCAGTTGGCCAGGACGCGGGAGTCCACTTTATTCATTGCTAGTCCTATCAGAAACATGCGCCGATATTGGCTGATCTTTGCTCAGGCCGTCACGGTCTGCCTGGCTATTCTATTCGTGGTGACGACATTGCGGCCCGACCTGCTGCGCGTGAACGGGCCCGGTACTGTGCCGCCGGCCACCGCCGCGGCCGGACGCGCGTCCGCAGACGATGTGGGCGCGGTGTCGTACGCGGATGGCGTGGCCAAGGCGGCGCCCTCGGTGGTGAACGTATTTACGACCAAGCACGTGAATGTGCCGTTGATTCCGCTGCCCGACGA
The DNA window shown above is from Achromobacter spanius and carries:
- the mscL gene encoding large conductance mechanosensitive channel protein MscL, which translates into the protein MSKSTGFVKEFRDFAVKGNAVDLAVGVIIGAAFGRIVDSLVRDIIMPLVNFILGGSVDFSNKFLVLSMPEGYAGPMTYADLTKAGANVFAWGNFVTIIINFVLLAFVIFWMVKAIYKARNKQEEAPAPAKTPEDVALLREIRDLLKRP
- a CDS encoding Nif3-like dinuclear metal center hexameric protein; this encodes MNKVDSRVLANWLDDTLQAARFKDYCPNGMQVEGRSEVGHIITGVTASEALLREAVDRGADAVLVHHGWMWRNEDRRVIGTRRTRMALTLKNDLNLFAYHLPLDAHPTLGNNAQLARVLGLTPALRDDGAPRTCGQDGLIWLGEASGLQTLGQLGDQVAQRLGRQPLVVGDPDQPLGTVAWCTGGAQGMMGDAVDAGASVYITGEVSESTVHLARETGVGFIAAGHHATERYGVQALGQAVAERFGIKVEFVDIDNPA